In one Denitratisoma sp. genomic region, the following are encoded:
- a CDS encoding DUF1444 family protein, with translation MRKPLLPLLLCLLAGASSALAQAPAAEAPPAAQEQAAPAAPVRSVEEELAALRPVLIGKRYLEQARKRLAVQLAKIGREMGNPETWFEDNALVTSDFIADVRIMYALEFKEGAQLVSYGMMKSWGMDIDRLHQRALANLDRAHGEIAVKQVGKLPWLYVIETEDGYAASRVLLHWRWAELTLKLGDSLILGMPTRDVVVFTAVLEPEKIGQLRETVETVERHQGRPVSRKLFQWTPQGWQEFGGTLDQPVQQGGEQGQQQGGAEGKVVEAPAKAEADVPRQAADAQEGGQPRQENAGDENRHQQGDQPLQHRE, from the coding sequence ATGCGAAAGCCCCTGCTCCCCCTGCTGCTCTGCCTGCTGGCCGGCGCCTCCTCTGCACTGGCGCAGGCGCCCGCCGCGGAGGCGCCTCCCGCCGCGCAGGAGCAGGCGGCCCCCGCCGCCCCGGTGCGCAGCGTCGAGGAGGAACTGGCGGCGCTGCGGCCGGTGCTGATCGGCAAGCGCTACCTGGAGCAGGCGCGCAAGCGCCTCGCCGTGCAGCTGGCGAAGATCGGCCGCGAGATGGGCAACCCTGAAACCTGGTTCGAGGACAACGCCCTGGTGACGAGCGACTTCATCGCCGACGTGCGCATCATGTACGCCCTCGAATTCAAGGAAGGCGCCCAGCTGGTCTCCTACGGCATGATGAAGTCCTGGGGCATGGACATCGACCGGCTGCACCAGCGCGCCCTGGCCAACCTCGATCGCGCCCACGGCGAGATCGCCGTCAAGCAGGTCGGCAAGCTGCCCTGGCTGTATGTCATCGAGACGGAGGACGGCTATGCCGCCAGCCGCGTGCTCCTGCACTGGCGCTGGGCGGAACTGACGCTGAAGCTGGGCGACAGCCTCATCCTCGGCATGCCGACGCGGGACGTCGTGGTGTTCACCGCCGTCCTGGAGCCGGAGAAGATCGGGCAGCTGCGCGAGACCGTCGAGACGGTGGAGCGCCACCAGGGCCGGCCCGTCTCGCGCAAGCTGTTCCAGTGGACGCCGCAGGGCTGGCAGGAATTCGGCGGGACGCTAGACCAGCCGGTACAGCAGGGTGGCGAGCAGGGACAGCAGCAGGGTGGTGCCGAAGGGAAAGTGGTAGAGGCGCCCGCGAAAGCGGAAGCTGACGTCCCCCGGCAGGCGGCCGATGCGCAGGAAGGCGGCCAGCCGCGGCAGGAAAACGCCGGCGATGAAAACCGTCACCAGCAGGGCGATCAGCCACTTCAGCATCGGGAATGA
- a CDS encoding multifunctional CCA addition/repair protein — protein sequence MKTYVVGGAVRDRLLGLPVQDRDHVVVGATPEAMLARGFKPVGKDFPVFLHPETHEEYALARTERKTAPGYKGFVFHAAADVTLEEDLARRDLTINAIAEAEDGTLVDPFGGRADLAARVLRHVGPAFAEDPVRVLRVARFAARFADFHVAEETLALMRLMADNGEVDHLVPERVWQELARGLMEARPSRMLAVLRECGALAKILPELDRLFGVPQPAEHHPEIDTGAHVLRVVDQAAARHFPLPVRWAALLHDLGKGATPRAEWPHHHGHEATGAALAEAVSERLRVPADCRDLAVLAAREHGVIHDAAQLRPTTVVKLLERADALRRPERFGQLLEACECDFRGRPGWEDRPWPAGDTLRRALVAVQGVDAGAIAAATADKARIPERIHEARVAAVRHAPSCAD from the coding sequence ATGAAGACCTACGTCGTCGGCGGCGCGGTGCGGGATCGGCTGCTCGGCCTGCCCGTGCAGGACCGCGACCATGTCGTCGTCGGCGCCACGCCGGAGGCGATGCTGGCGCGCGGCTTCAAGCCGGTCGGCAAGGACTTCCCCGTCTTCCTGCATCCCGAGACGCACGAGGAATACGCCCTGGCGCGCACCGAGCGCAAGACGGCGCCCGGCTACAAGGGCTTCGTCTTCCACGCCGCGGCCGACGTGACGCTGGAGGAAGACCTTGCCCGGCGCGACCTCACCATCAACGCCATCGCCGAGGCCGAAGACGGCACGCTGGTCGATCCCTTCGGCGGCCGGGCCGACCTGGCTGCCCGCGTGCTGCGCCACGTCGGCCCGGCCTTCGCCGAGGATCCCGTGCGCGTGCTGCGCGTGGCGCGCTTCGCCGCGCGCTTCGCCGATTTCCACGTGGCCGAGGAGACCCTCGCCCTGATGCGCCTGATGGCGGACAACGGCGAGGTCGACCACCTGGTGCCCGAGCGCGTCTGGCAGGAGCTCGCGCGCGGCCTCATGGAGGCGCGGCCCTCGCGCATGCTCGCCGTGCTGCGCGAATGCGGCGCGCTGGCGAAGATCCTGCCCGAGCTCGACCGCCTGTTCGGCGTGCCGCAGCCGGCCGAGCACCATCCCGAGATCGACACCGGCGCCCACGTCCTGCGCGTCGTCGACCAGGCGGCGGCGCGGCATTTCCCGCTGCCGGTGCGCTGGGCCGCCCTGCTGCACGACCTCGGCAAGGGCGCCACGCCGCGTGCCGAGTGGCCGCACCACCATGGCCACGAGGCCACCGGCGCGGCGCTCGCCGAAGCCGTCTCGGAGCGCCTGCGCGTGCCGGCCGACTGCCGCGACCTTGCCGTGCTGGCGGCGCGCGAGCACGGCGTCATCCACGACGCCGCCCAGTTGCGTCCCACCACCGTGGTCAAGCTGCTCGAGCGCGCCGACGCCCTGCGCCGCCCCGAGCGCTTCGGCCAGCTGCTGGAAGCCTGCGAGTGCGATTTCCGCGGCCGCCCCGGCTGGGAGGACCGGCCCTGGCCGGCCGGCGACACCCTGCGGCGCGCCCTGGTCGCCGTGCAGGGCGTGGACGCCGGCGCCATCGCCGCCGCCACCGCCGACAAGGCGCGCATTCCCGAGCGCATCCACGAGGCGCGGGTGGCCGCGGTGCGCCACGCGCCGTCCTGCGCGGACTGA